One window of the Falco biarmicus isolate bFalBia1 chromosome 2, bFalBia1.pri, whole genome shotgun sequence genome contains the following:
- the WBP4 gene encoding WW domain-binding protein 4 isoform X2, producing the protein MADYWKSQPKKFCDYCKCWIADNRPIKKKSLEKAKEEENMSKEFAAMEEAAMKAYQEDLKRLGIKPDDVGPSSTQSKTQSNTVETKGKKEKKEKKEKKEKKEKKNKTPQDASMPPKIETKEWVQGLSPEGYTYYYNTRTGESQWEKPKGFQGSSQNSKTAVEWVEGVTEDGHTYYYNTQTGVSTWDKPAGFVSSSNEKSQRDKHSEELAETDSKASESDSEDSENEAQSSETNFKRKGDNGEGSEEKKRSPRAKKLSPYGKWREVKPEETVNEEESTSASQETSSDAPNPYGKWKAIKAVEEEEEEEKEPCEKVDLELPSTESDNVPPPPVLEVPEDATVIFKEKTVTSLGDLTEGVPTFKKRKFENGKSRNLRQRLSDQ; encoded by the exons AT gGCCGATTACTGGAAATCGCAACCAAAAAAGTTCTGTGATTACTGCAAGTGCTGGATAGCAGACAACAGACCT attaaaaagaaaagcttggaaaaagcaaaagaagaagaaaacatgtcAAAAGAATTTGCAGCAATGGAGGAGGCTGCAATGAAAGCATATCAAGAGGATTTGAAAAGGCTTGGAATTAAGCCAG atgATGTAGGTCCCAGTTCGACACAGAGTAAAACACAGAGTAACACAGTGGAaactaaaggaaagaaagaaaagaaggagaagaaggaaaagaaggaaaagaaagaaaagaaaaacaagacacCTCAGGATGCCTCAATGCCACCAAAAATTGAAACAAAGGAGTGGGTACAAGGACTTTCTCCTGAAGGTTACACATACTACTACAACACAAGAACAGGAG aatCGCAGTGGGAGAAACCTAAAGGATTCCAAGGCAGCTCTCAAAACTCAAAAACG GCAGTGGAGTGGGTAGAAGGTGTCACTGAAGATGGTCATACCTATTACTATAACACACAGACAGGAG TATCCACATGGGATAAGCcggctggttttgtttcatcttcAAATGAGAAGAGTCAACGTGACAAGCATTCTGAAGAGCTTGCAGAAACAGATTCCAAAGCATCTGAATCAGACTCAGAAGACAGTGAAAATGAAGCACAGAGTTCAGAAACAAATTTCAAG agGAAAGGAGATAATGGTGAAGgatcagaggaaaagaaaagatctCCCAGAGCTAAAAAGTTAAGTCCTTATGGGAAATGGCGAGAAGTGAAGCCAGAAGAAACTGTAAATGAAGAGGAGAGTACTTCAGCTTCCCAAGAAACCTCTAGTGATGCACCTAACCCTtatggaaaatggaaagcaattaaagcagtggaagaagaagaagaagaagaaaaagaaccatG tgaaaaagtggaCCTGGAGCTTCCTAGTACAGAGAGTGACAATGTACCACCACCTCCAGTGCTAGAGGTTCCAGAAGATGCAACAGTGATATTTAAAGAGAAGACAGTCACCTCCCTGGGAGACCTTACAGAAGGGGTGCCaacatttaaaaagaggaaatttgaaaatggaaaatctaGAAACTTAAGACAAAGACTAAGTGATCAGTAG
- the WBP4 gene encoding WW domain-binding protein 4 isoform X1 — MADYWKSQPKKFCDYCKCWIADNRPSIEFHERGKNHKENVANRISEIKKKSLEKAKEEENMSKEFAAMEEAAMKAYQEDLKRLGIKPDDVGPSSTQSKTQSNTVETKGKKEKKEKKEKKEKKEKKNKTPQDASMPPKIETKEWVQGLSPEGYTYYYNTRTGESQWEKPKGFQGSSQNSKTAVEWVEGVTEDGHTYYYNTQTGVSTWDKPAGFVSSSNEKSQRDKHSEELAETDSKASESDSEDSENEAQSSETNFKRKGDNGEGSEEKKRSPRAKKLSPYGKWREVKPEETVNEEESTSASQETSSDAPNPYGKWKAIKAVEEEEEEEKEPCEKVDLELPSTESDNVPPPPVLEVPEDATVIFKEKTVTSLGDLTEGVPTFKKRKFENGKSRNLRQRLSDQ; from the exons AT gGCCGATTACTGGAAATCGCAACCAAAAAAGTTCTGTGATTACTGCAAGTGCTGGATAGCAGACAACAGACCT AGCATTGAGTTTcatgaaagaggaaagaatcATAAAGAAAATGTGGCAAATAGAATTAGTGAG attaaaaagaaaagcttggaaaaagcaaaagaagaagaaaacatgtcAAAAGAATTTGCAGCAATGGAGGAGGCTGCAATGAAAGCATATCAAGAGGATTTGAAAAGGCTTGGAATTAAGCCAG atgATGTAGGTCCCAGTTCGACACAGAGTAAAACACAGAGTAACACAGTGGAaactaaaggaaagaaagaaaagaaggagaagaaggaaaagaaggaaaagaaagaaaagaaaaacaagacacCTCAGGATGCCTCAATGCCACCAAAAATTGAAACAAAGGAGTGGGTACAAGGACTTTCTCCTGAAGGTTACACATACTACTACAACACAAGAACAGGAG aatCGCAGTGGGAGAAACCTAAAGGATTCCAAGGCAGCTCTCAAAACTCAAAAACG GCAGTGGAGTGGGTAGAAGGTGTCACTGAAGATGGTCATACCTATTACTATAACACACAGACAGGAG TATCCACATGGGATAAGCcggctggttttgtttcatcttcAAATGAGAAGAGTCAACGTGACAAGCATTCTGAAGAGCTTGCAGAAACAGATTCCAAAGCATCTGAATCAGACTCAGAAGACAGTGAAAATGAAGCACAGAGTTCAGAAACAAATTTCAAG agGAAAGGAGATAATGGTGAAGgatcagaggaaaagaaaagatctCCCAGAGCTAAAAAGTTAAGTCCTTATGGGAAATGGCGAGAAGTGAAGCCAGAAGAAACTGTAAATGAAGAGGAGAGTACTTCAGCTTCCCAAGAAACCTCTAGTGATGCACCTAACCCTtatggaaaatggaaagcaattaaagcagtggaagaagaagaagaagaagaaaaagaaccatG tgaaaaagtggaCCTGGAGCTTCCTAGTACAGAGAGTGACAATGTACCACCACCTCCAGTGCTAGAGGTTCCAGAAGATGCAACAGTGATATTTAAAGAGAAGACAGTCACCTCCCTGGGAGACCTTACAGAAGGGGTGCCaacatttaaaaagaggaaatttgaaaatggaaaatctaGAAACTTAAGACAAAGACTAAGTGATCAGTAG